The sequence below is a genomic window from Vigna radiata var. radiata cultivar VC1973A unplaced genomic scaffold, Vradiata_ver6 scaffold_7, whole genome shotgun sequence.
AATTCCCaagttctttttttctcaatagCCTTTAATTCTTCAATCATGGTTTCTCTCCATTCCTTTACATCAAGTGCTTGTTTCCAGGAGATTATTTTTGCATCAGCAAGAAATGCAAGGTGTGCTTGATCTTCAGGGTCAGTTGCATCATTATCAGCAAACACTTCATAATCAGCTAATCTTAAGGATGGAAATCTCGTCCTCTGTGATCTCATGCTCTCAACATCATCATGTATCTCAGCTTGTTCATCATCAGGGGTCCTGTCTTCCAACCAACTTGAAGTAATAACTGACTTTTCGTGCGTTCTAGTCTCACGTTTATGATCTATTTCAACTTTCTTCCAATCAAATGTGGCTCTCTCATCCATGATTACATCACTACTTATCACAATTTGTCAATTCTTCGAGCTGTATAGCCCATATGCACTTGTGGGGTGATATCCTATGAAGATAAAAGTCTCGCTTCTATCATCTAACTTCTTCCTCTTTGCGTCTGGGATGTGCCTATAACATACTGAACAAAAAACTTTAAGATGATTAACAGTCGGTTTAATACCTGACCAGGCCTCCTCTGGTGTGCAATTCTCAAATGCTCTTGTTGGGCGTCTGTTAAGAAGATACGTTGTTGTGGAGACAACTTCTCCCTACAATTAGTCTGGTAATCTTTTGCATTTTAACATACACCGAGTCATGTCAAGCAACATTCTATTTCTCCGTTCAACAAGTCCGTTGTGTTGTGGAGTGTAAGGAGCTACTACTTCATGTATTATACCATTGTCATTGCAGTACTTGTTCATTTCGTGAGAATATAACTATCCTCCACCGTCAATTCTAAGCAGCTTGACATGTAGTCCAGATTGTCTCTCCACCATGACAAAATCGGACAAAGCTTGAGTAAACGTTCTTCTTTTCCTTAATCAAATAAATCCAGATTTTTCTAGTCCattcatcaacaaaaataagGAAATATTTGTTACCTTCAATTGATTCTTGCTCGAAGGGTCCACACTTCTGAGTAAACCACTTCAAGAGGTTGTTTTGCCTTCTTGTGTGTTGTTCTCTTGAATTGTTTCCTGGTTTTCCTTCCAACTACACAACCTTCACGCACCTTCTTTGGTGAATGAATCCTAGGAACTCCTTTCACCATCTCTTCATCGTTCAACTGACTCAAGCTTCTGAAGTGTAGATGTATGCCATAACCACTATTCTTCCTCAGTATTGGTAGATGATAAACACTGAAAAGTTGTAGCACTAAGCTTCACCTTGAAAGTTCTGTTTCTGACTAGAGGAGCTTTGAGCACGAGACGTCTTCTGTCATCAAATACTTCTATATGCTTTTGATTCATGTTCATAGTATATCCTTTTTCAAGCAACTGCCCAAGGCTGAGCAGATTGCTCTTCATATTTGGTACATACAACACATTATTCATGTACGCGGGTTGTCCTTCCTTGCGTCTGATCAGAATCCTTCTGGCACCTTTGGCCATTATCACACTGTTATCAGCAAACCTTACGTTGCTTCTAACATTTGGATCCAGATCTATTAGCCACTCCTTCTTGCCTGTCATGTGATTAGAGCAACCCTTATCTAAGTACCAAgtatcttcttcttctgcatGGCTTGAATCATGTGCCATCAACATGTGTTCGCTCACTTCTTGACATCTATCTTCGTTGCAAGTCTCGTTCTTTTGCATCTTGATTTCTCGACAATTGTCTTTGCTGCAAATCTCATTTGAACACCTTTCTTGTGTTGACCTCTACCATTGCATTTCTTTATCAACATCAATAGCACTCATTAGAAGAACATGATCTAAATCAGAATCACTTGTGTCTACATCCTGTGCCAGATTCACTTCATCTTCTTTAGTTTTCTTTGTGGCTTCGTTGTGCCAGCATTCGCTCGAGTAATGCCCATACTTGTTGCATGTATAGCACTGGATGTTCCTCTTATCGAAATTCTTTCTGCCTCTCCCTCTCGTTTGCTTTTCGGCCCTTTTGCTGTTACTGCACTCTTCTCCAACAGCCTGATAAAAAACATTCGCACTTCTTCCTCCAAATCTGCCTCCCCGAGATCGACCTCTGCTTCTTCCAGTGCCTCGTCCTCTAGGTTTCAAGTTGCTTCTTACTTGTAAAGCTTGATTCGAACCCGTTTCATTTTtggctttctttctttcaagcAGACGTTGTTCATGGGCTTCTAGCGAGTTCTACAACTCTTCCACTTTCATGTTTTCCACGTCTTTGCATTCTTCAATTGCTACAACGATATGGTCGTACTACGGGGTTAGCGTTCTAAGAATCTTCTCCACAATTTTCTTGTCCTTCACCTTGTCGCACGGTCTCATGGCGTTCACCACTACTTGTATCCTCCTTATATACTCAACAATCAATTCTTGCTCTCCCATGCCTAAGAGTTTGTATTGTCTTTGGAACGACTGTAGTTTAATCTTCTTGACTTTGCGTGTGTTGTCGTAGCCTTCTTGAAGAATGTCCCAAATCTCCTTCGTCGTGCCTGCCTTCGATACCTTCTGGAAAATGGTGGATGACACGCATTGGTGCAACAACATTCAGGCCTTGCAATCTAATATCTTGTTTTCCTTATATTGTCGCTTTGTCTCTTCAGAATCTCCCTTCAATGGCTCTTTAAAACCCTTCTTGACTACCTCGTCCACTTCTTGAAAACCAAGAATGACGTTTATTTTAACGCACCAGTCTTCGAATCCCTTTTCGTCAAACACAAGAAGATTACTGTGTATTACACCAGCCATTTCTTCTTGATCGGTTTCTGCTGATCACCAGGTTTTCGAACTCATGCTCTGAATATCACTGTTAGTGTGGCTAGACGTCACTACAAGAATTTCGATTTTTACCGAAGGTTTATTACCGAAGGCCTACTGGCCNTCGgtaaaaatgagtttttgacGGTCAAAATGAGTTTTACCGAGGGGCATTTTGAGATGGAATTGCCGAAGGCCAAAAGAGCGTTACCAAGGGGTTTATGGCCTTCGGTAAGAGTCTCGACCACTTAAACAGAGTGATTGGGGATAGTGTAGGAGGTCGTCCCCAATTTAATAAGAGAAGAGTACCCTCTACCTGACTTCGCGTCTTGCTCCCCATTATTTCCCTCTCCATTGTCATCCCCAATTCGTACCATTGTGCTTCCCATTTTCCGCCTCTCGCTTTGGTTTCACGtttctctccctctccctctccctttCTCGTCTGTTAGGTGGCATTGGGTGGCTAGGGTTCACTTGCCGAACCTCCCCATAGTGATGTTGCCGTTAGTGCGTTGGTGTTGCCATCGGGAGGGTGGTTCATTAACATCACATCGTGTGGACGTTGTTGTCAGGAGGGTGCTCCCGTGACGTGAGGGTGCCTATCTTCGTCAAGGGAGGCTATTGGGAGACCATTGCGTCGAGGTAANNNNNNNNNNNNNNNNNNNNNNNNNNNNNNNNNNNNNNNNNNNNNNNNNNNNNNNNNNNNNNNNNNNNNNNNNNNNNNNNNNNNNNNNNNNNNNNNNNNNNNNNNNNNNNNNNNNNNNNNNNNNNNNNNNNNNNNNNNNNNNNNNNNNNNNNNNNNNNNNNNNNNNNNNNNNNNNNNNNNNNNNNNNNNNNNNNNNNNNNNNNNNNNNNNNNNNNNNNNNNNNNNNNNNNNNNNNNNNNNNNNNNNNNNNNNNNNNNNNNNNNNNNNNNNNNNNNNNNNNNNNNNNNNNNNNNNNNNNNNNNNNNNNNNNNNNNNNNNNNNNNNNNNNNNNNNNNNNNNNNNNNNNNNNNNNNNNNNNNNNNNNNNNNNNNNNNNNNNNNNNNNNNNNNNNNNNNNNNNNNNNNNNNNNNNNNNNNNNNNNNNNNNNNNNNNNNNNNNNNNNNNNNNNNNNNNNNNNNNNNNNNNNNNNNNNNNNNNNNNNNNNNNNNNNNNNNNNNNNNNNNNNNNNNNNNNNNNNNNNNNNNNNNNNNNNNNNNNNNNNNNNNNNNNNNNNNNNNNNNNNNNNNNNNNNNNNNNNNNNNNNNNNNNNNNNNNNNNNNNNNNNNNNNNNNNNNNNNNNNNNNNNNNNNNNNNNNNNNNNNNNNNNNNNNNNNNNNNNNNNNNNNNNNNNNNNNNNNNNNNNNNNNNNNNNNNNNNNNNNNNNNNNNNNNNNNNNNNNNNNNNNNNNNNNNNNNNNNNNNNNNNNNNNNNNNNNNNNNNNNNNNNNNNNNNNNNNNNNNNNNNNNNNNNNNNNNNNNNNNNNNNNNNNNNNNNNNNNNNNNNNNNNNNNNNNNNNNNNNNNNNNNNNNNNNNNNNNNNNNNNNNNNNNNNNNNNNNNNNNNNNNNNNNNNNNNNNNNNNNNNNNNNNNNNNNNNNNNNNNNNNNNNNNNNNNNNNNNNNNNNNNNNNNNNNNNNNNNNNNNNNNNNNNNNNNNNNNNNNNNNNNNNNNNNNNNNNNNNNNNNNNNNNNNNNNNNNNNNNNNNNNNNNNNNNNNNNNNNNNNNNNNNNNNNNNNNNNNNNNNNNNNNNNNNNNNNNNNNNNNNNNNNNNNNNNNNNNNNNNNNNNNNNNNNNNNNNNNNNNNNNNNNNNNNNNNNNNNNNNNNNNNNNNNNNNNNNNNNNNNNNNNNNNNNNNNNNNNNNNNNNNNNNNNNNNNNNNNNNNNNNNNNNNNNNNNNNNNNNNNNNNNNNNNNNNNNNNNNNNNNNNNNNNNNNNNNNNNNNNNNNNNNNNNNNNNNNNNNNNNNNNNNNNNNNNNNNNNNNNNNNNNNNNNNNNNNNNNNNNNNNNNNNNNNNNNNNNNNNNNNNNNNNNNNNNNNNNNNNNNNNNNNNNNNNNNNNNNNNNNNNNNNNNNNNNNNNNNNNNNNNNNNNNNNNNNNNNNNNNNNNNNNNNNNNNNNNNNNNNNNNNNNNNNNNNNNNNNNNNNNNNNNNNNNNNNNNNNNNNNNNNNNNNNNNNNNNNNNNNNNNNNNNNNNNNNNNNNNNNNNNNNNNNNNNNNNNNNNNNNNNNNNNNNNNNNNNNNNNNNNNNNNNNNNNNNNNNNNNNNNNNNNNNNNNNNNNNNNNNNNNNNNNNNNNNNNNNNNNNNNNNNNNNNNNNNNNNNNNNNNNNNNNNNNNNNNNNNNNNNNNNNNNNNNNNNNNNNNNNNNNNNNNNNNNNNNNNNNNNNNNNNNNNNNNNNNNNNNNNNNNNNNNNNNNNNNNNNNNNNNNNNNNNNNNNNNNNNNNNNNNNNNNNNNNNNNNNNNNNNNNNNNNNNNNNNNNNNNNNNNNNNNNNNNNNNNNNNNNNNNNNNNNNNNNNNNNNNNNNNNNNNNNNNNNNNNNNNNNNNNNNNNNNNNNNNNNNNNNNNNNNNNNNNNNNNNNNNNNNNNNNNNNNNNNNNNNNNNNNNNNNNNNNNNNNNNNNNNNNNNNNNNNNNNNNNNNNNNNNNNNNNNNNNNNNNNNNNNNNNNNNNNNNNNNNNNNTAAGACCCTTTTTTTTCACCAATCTGTTACTATCTTTTTGGTTGGAACTTCCTTTGTTGGGCACGTCGTGCTGATGTATAACTCTTATAGTCATAACTTAGATTTCTCTGTATATATATGTTCCCTCAAAGTTGTTCAACCTTTTTATTGGTTAATGTTGCAGACTTAAGATGCCCTTTTTCTCTCTAGACTTAATGTTGCAGACTTAAGATGCCCTTTTTCCAGTAGATGCCCCTCTTGCGGTCTTGTGAGTGTTAGAATTCATATTAAATAGTGAGTTATCAATGAGGTTTTTGTGTAAGGTTGCTTTGTGTGGGAATCTGATTCCAGAGAGCTCTGCCTCAAACTTCAGACACTCCTTCCACTGTCCCTCCAACCCAGCCACGACCCTTTCCGTCACCCGCCGTCCCTCATCAGCCCAgatcagtccagcccacaccagtccagcccacaccagtccagccCACACTAGTCCAACCATCTACATATGAGCAGGATGATGAAGATACGTTTGAAgactttgtaaaattttagtttcattttgttattgatcatagtgatgttagtacatttagatgttagtacattatgatattgggacatttattttttattagaattggatgatattactattatgatattattagaaCATAATGGATGTCAAtacattatgatgataatactttatgatttttcataaatGAACGAAATATTTTGGGATGGACAATATATATGCAGTTTGTTTgtggattgaaactgttatgcaggTCTGTGTATGTTGTGTACACTGTAGGTATGTGTGGttggacaagaaaaacaaatacaacacatTTATCCCTGCATcataccgaaggctttaccgaaggccaaaagtcttcggtaattacccaCATTTTATTGGACCTTGGCTTCTTTTTCTTAGAatttgtgagttttttttttctttctatgttTATGATGTTTATGTGGTccatgtaacatcccaataaatataaccaaagctataatttattttaggagttaacatgaacaataaaggagaacagtagTGAATAAGCATAGAAGTATGAAATATACttgaaatttaaaactgtaaaAATCAGTAATATTGAATACAACATTTACAaaatagaccgaacggtcttgaATGCAGTTCATTGACCTAACGACCAACATCAAAAGGTTTCCTATGTTGAACGCTTTTACAAAACACAAGGCAATGAAAACAACTATACTAAGGATCGGACGGTCTTGCATAACTTTCGGGCATGGCCTCCACGGGTTGCTCGGCCTGCACAGCATCCTCCAAAGCGTCTTCCAAATTAGCTTCCAAGGTgtcctctgctcacacccaaaaggatgatcattgcaatgaagAGAATAACCGAACGGTCGGATACCGAACGGCAACATAGACAAAGACgaaacagataagggtaagcttatgtaaatttaactAATCAATTTCATCATACAAGAGAACATACAAACTCAAACCAATCAACAATTCATACATCATTTCTATACATGCATACTACATACCTTTAATCATGACCGACCactaagacactgtccggactgtatgaacctatagctcggtcgtccctagcacccggtgtggtgtagtagctgcctttacttatcagctgccacccgaggttagtcctacaaCGATCATCTAACCTTAtgaccgcggacctcctgccattcccacgcatgagtaACCTCTCTCTATATGAGAAAGTgtcctcacggaatatcaggatcaggacgacacCAGAGTCATTCCcacgttcatactttaccaatcatcaccaattcatgagacattcctccagtggaattcccttactcagccaaattcaatcaaggttcattatcacttccaaactATAAGGATGTTAAGAAAAGGACCGGGTGAATCAAAGATAGAATAAGAGATTGAGTAAGACAAGAAGGTTTGACCGAATGGTCCGGCAATGAACAGGATTAAATACCAAAGATTGAATTAatagtgaccgaacggtctaacCGAAACGAGAAACTGTGTATCAAGAATTTAAATAAGTGACCGGACGGTCTAATCAAAGGTGAGACTGAATAACAGAAGAATGTCAAATAATTGGCCGAATGGTCCGAAAAGGAATAAGACCGTAACCCAAAAGATTGACTATAAGTGATAGTCATCCGGACGGTTTGGcaaagaatattataaaacaagTACAAATCATGGTCGAAGGCTGGTCTAGGACCGGACACTTCTCGAACAGACAGAATAAGAAATGAAGGCTAAGGAACTTCAAGGGTTCGGACACTTACCAGTTCAGAATGAAATTCTGGTTGGTATCGTTTGAAGGTCTTGGTGCCGGCAGCAATAATCCTGAACGGATGCAAGTGATCGGAGAAGAATTGGAGgttagaaatctagagagaaggttgggaggttttagagagaaggaggaggaggattTGAGATTTTCAGAAAGACAAGTTTGAGGAAGATGAAGTTTGCAtgggaaaagtggcgtcaggaTTTTTCATCTTAccttaaatactgcctccaCCCAGCACGCTCGGCCCACTCCAGCGtgccacctgacttccacttccTGGAAGTTCACATTCCTGCTGCTGCCACACGGATCACGAAGAAGGAATTAAAAGCTTGGCAGAGTCGGTCTCCCACTTTACCAGGGAAGACCGGATGGCTGACACGTGTACCCCACTAAGGaggggtattaaatggggtgtcATAGTCCATCTTTaccattttaaataatttggaaCTAATGGagttcttatttatatatttgttttcatttttatcttttaaataattatattttaaaattaaaataattattttggtaattttacatttttgagaccatttttaaaattgatgtttttatctaaatgttttttaatttaattattttttaaaataaaaattatttataataaaattataaaaatatttatatttacttcttaaatatattaataattttactttttttattaaataaaagtcaacccaatataacacaaattttttgtatttcatataacacaacacaaaagtaatattcttttttattatcaagttgtttaaaggtttttattttaatcaaagaaaatatttaattttctatttttaatactattataaataattattttattcatttgaatttttcattttcaaataagttttaataacttatttattataatttttccattttacctgtttaattaatttttagcatgtgataaaaataaaaagaaaagatgtcattttattttataatttaaataaaaaattaaaaaaaaaactagcggtacagataatattttaaattgtaaagagATCTGTTTTGTCAGTGGTATAAATGATAGAAATTAAATGATGTAAAcatcatctatttttttttattgttttttgaaaaataattattacggAGGAAGACCTAAGTAGGAGTTGTTCGAACTCTGAGTTACGAAAAGAAGTAGATTTAATTGCCtacattttagaattttttttttggtttaatctCTATTTTCGTCAAGTGcgttcattttggtcctcatgtcttttttttgttcaatgttgtcctaaagagtgtaaattttgtttaatttggtaCTTTTTGCTAACACCGTTTAAATCATTAACGGAAAACTGTCCAGTTGTACAATCAATGACACATCACCCTTgacacgtcatcatcatctcctacctccagaaaccctaatttcccctTACACAAAAACCCTAGCCACCACTTAACCCTAACCACCGCCGTCACGGTCACGACCAACCACCATCTTCTCACCTCCATCATTTTCTCTATCCAACAACCACCCATGGCCACCTACCAGCACCTTCATAAAGAAAGGCTTCTAATTTTTATCACAGATATAATCCAAAAAGCAACAAGGCCTTCttctaatattgtttttatctaGGGACACAAATTTATTGgatgtttattttatgattattgtaTAATGACATTTAATCCAAGAAGGGATTCACATGGATCATAAGATAAATAAATCCATCCAAAAAATGGCATACTCTTAAGAATGTTAGGAGCTTTTCCAAAAATGAAAATCGACTTGGGTCCAATCAGTGAACCCATTAAAGAGAAGGGCTAAGTATATCTAAGAAGTTTAGGAAGAGAAGGCACCAAATGCAAGGATCCATTACCTTTTTCCTTGGCAGACTTGTAGACTCGCCCAACGAGCTTGTCCTAGTGCCCAACAAGCTCACGCTAAGCTGAACTAGACTGGTGCTCAATGCAAGTGTTTTAAACAGCTTTCCAAGACCAACAAGTTGTTTCACGCCTAGCGAGCTATATCTCACCCAATGACTTTTTTCCCTTGCCCAACGCCTGCTTTAGAGAGTCCCCAACAACACGTTTTACTCATTTTCGCCATATGTTAAATATGTATTTCGTGTAGCTACACGCGGCCTGTGATCCCTACATCATGCATGATGATCAGGAGGGTAGTTCAGTGTTGATTGAGAGGCCGAATCTCCTATAAATTCAGTGTTCCTccttttgtataaaaaattttaagtattgTAATTAAATGCTATTGAGATCACTCCagcctcttttcttttcttaaaagtcACTAGCCAGAGAGACCTTATGCCTCTTTTAGCCTTCTTCCTTAGCTAGACAAACTCACCTAGTTTGAATCTACCATATACATTAATTCCTCTATCAATCGCATCATATATATTCACCttttttccatttccattttttcacaagtgttgatagggggagctaaACCTAtcctttatatatttattttttttatgctgaACAAGAGAAtagttttatagtttcttgcacaacaaattatataacaatTGTTTTATCTATATCTTGTTTGTGCTTGACATGAGAATTCATTtatgaggattgttcaaagttgataaAGACTACAGAAGAGGGAATATCTTGCTATTGTTCTTTgtgtgttgtatgcctatattttggttaaagggttagagaggtgttttatattttgacgtggaggtctctatagaaaccttgttgtaaaaactttgaccattatagtgcatttgcttccgggtacaggaaggacactggatgtaggcagtttggccgaaccagtataaaaactgtgtttgaattttctatccctgaactctttactttcaagtcgactttattttctacatatttaactattttccgctgcactttatctatctttttcaccgagattcaagaaacttttgaaagttttatactttacgaaaaagattttgaaaagactctgatttttattttcacaaattcatccccctcttggtgttgaaactaagtcattctaTTTCCAACACTTTCTctactctttctcttttattgttaattcatcactttttgtttattgatttcaagaaagccaaagattttgaaaggaaaaatgttttaaggcTTAATCCAATTCACCACACCTCTTGGCTTGAGATATAAgacatttctttttttacaattggcaccagagttgagaatttgaaaattactcgaattttaatcgattactttcacaacttaatcgattaaatcattCTTGATGGCCAATATATCTCAAACCTTTGGAAAAGGTGCATCCACAAATAGGCCACCACTATTTGTGggtgaaaattaccctttttggaagaaaatgatgaaaattttcGTGGAATCAGTTGACAAAGGTGTTTGGGATGCTGTTATCAATGACCCCTTTGAACCAACAAAGATCAAGAATGGTAAGATAAAGGTTAAAGACTTCTCTGAGTGGAAtgcagatgaaaaaaaaaaaaaagagctcACCATGATGTCAGAGCCAAGAACATAATTTCTTCTGCCCTCACCATTGATGAATTCTATAGAATTTCTATGTGAACAACTACCAAGGAAATGTAGGACGTTTTGGAAGTCACCCATGAAGGCACAACTAaagtcaagagagcaaggaagaactctctcattcaagaatatgagatgttcaaaaTGAAGAGGAGTGAAACAATCTACAATGTACAAAAAAGGTTTAGTCATATTGTTAACCATATTCTTGCCCTTGGAAAGACACTTGACAAAGAGGAAATAAACATTAAGATCTTGAAAAGCTTAAACAAAGTTGTTGTTGCCCCCAACTTGTTATGAATGTGGCAAAATTGGCCATATCAAACCTGACTGTCCAGTCTTGAAGAAGAAGCAGAAGTTGGATGATAGAAGTAGTCAGGACAGCATGACGCACAGACAGAAAAAGGCCTATATAGCCTGGGAAGACAATGCATCTAGCTCTCTACCAAGTGACTCTTATGAAAGCCTTGAAGACGAGACAAACTTGTACTTGATGGCTAGCTCAATATGTTCAGAAAGTAGTGCAAGTAACTTTGAAGATGAGTCAATAGAGGACACATATTACTAATTACTTGATGCATTTCAAGAATTACATGGTGAGACAATGAAAATGCAATATCAAGTAAATAGGttgaaaagtgagaaaaaagaCTTAGATAAGAGGATTGAAAATCTAGTCAAATAGAATGAGAGCTTGAAATCTAAACTAGAAAGTGTGGGAATCATCTAGACAaactgaaaaggaaaataagatgAAAGCTCAAGAATGCATGAATTGTCCTATTCACCTAGAAAGAATTAAATACTTAACGATTACTCTATCAAAATTCACTCTAGGTAGTTCCAATCTTGAAGCTTTATTAGGACCCAAAACTAGTATTTCAGAGAGTTCTCTTTGCTCTGCAATTGCTTAAGTAACCTTTTATGAATTGTGAAATATACCATATATAACCTAAGATTCGAGCTAGATCAGAAGTTGAACAAACAACTCCCAACTATTAGTGATAATAGATTATCTAAAGTAAAAATTGACTATTTCAGGCCATTAAAAAGAGTTTCATTTCggggataatcaattatccaaagTGGTAACCGATTATCTGTAAACCTTGGTTTTTCATGCTTTttggtgataatcgattatcgtgagagataatcgattattgccgaAATAAAGTGTTTTCTTAGTTTTctcgtgataatcaattatccttagtggtaatcgattattatcgTAGCTTTCTACATTGAAAAGTAAATACAAGACTTCTTGGTTTacaacactagtgcaaaattgACCTTTAACGTCACCTCTTAGACGTCGGACCACAAAATATCCAACTTAAATTattgaccggtggcattttcgtaaataagttggccatatagacgtcggttaggagggtcctcgacgtctataattttatagatgTCCCCCCCCAATCGTCGTCTACGGGCCTGACAGGTAggtaaaaagtcatttttttccgCCGTATAGACGTCTGTTCCCGccaccccgacgtctatatacgaTTATAGACATCGGCCCCCttgtaaccgacgtctaaactcCGGGCCCCCcaaccccgacgtctatatgctTGACAAGGTAGGTGAAAATTTGACTTAGACGTATGTTGTGGGGGGAACTGCCGTCTATATACGTCTGTTATGGCGGGAATCGACTTCTATATACTCagtccagaaatttaaaaagtcactttttgactccatttaaacgtctgatcccgccacttcgacttctaaagccatttagaTGTCTGTTGTGGgtggaaccgacgtctatagacgccTGTTATGGGGGGAATTGACTTAtaaatgtctgcattaaaacactgcAAACGCGAGGCAGCAATTACGCGCATTCACTGTTTatcatcttcctcgcgttttctctccACAGGCTACGTTTTTAaagttcgttttctcacttttgcactgtttaaaattaattttactctgattacattattttttaatgaattatctttcatttgaaccgattaaaatgcgtttt
It includes:
- the LOC106753714 gene encoding uncharacterized protein LOC106753714; its protein translation is MQKNETCNEDRCQEVSEHMLMAHDSSHAEEEDTWYLDKGCSNHMTGKKEWLIDLDPNVRSNVRFADNSVIMAKGARRILIRRKEGQPAYMNNVLYVPNMKSNLLSLGQLLEKGYTMNMNQKHIEVFDDRRRLVLKAPLVRNRTFKVKLSATTFQCLSSTNTEEE